From Toxorhynchites rutilus septentrionalis strain SRP chromosome 2, ASM2978413v1, whole genome shotgun sequence, a single genomic window includes:
- the LOC129768411 gene encoding uncharacterized protein LOC129768411, with protein MDLQLLVYLAIVGSVCYWSVRADDFFTDQPPDDYFQRNTMADCPNRFYSKLNRYDVSYAYGGERAKIGEFQHMAAIGWTKNDEIKYMCGGTLISPTFVLTAAHCAYDSDSNEPDTVRLGDTNLGSPEDDQYAQQIKIKSLKRHPKYRFSRKYYDIALIELESKAKFNEGICPACLWLENDAPREELSAIGFGVTGFAGSLSPTLQKVRLNEIDNTECLKQLPIGGRTLPDGLVKEQFCANSATMDTCEGDSGGPIQVEKIDVTQVLVPLVVGIVSFGTPCVEGSTGVYTRISPYKEWIEQEIQQPIDYMTCARTSNCYFRRIEKIKITYPRDLPSHRVGLLWDAEDRNKFHCGATLIDYRFVLTSVFCAKTKQGSPLYIIVQENNEIVPIESVYVHPKYDPKLPENDIALLKLKKYLKPNFDSLLPVCLWREQEVQDQFGVMHFSAYSNAFSNLKYYSKNNHQRYIIESDIIENGKCANPEHDKNNLLCGHNQINLIPNVCEMDYGGPVMNKSYHDYLPYLYGVVSALSKGCGEDLVGTRVYPHLEWIESIVFDHKNERFYFTT; from the exons ATGGATTTACAACTGCTTGTTTACCTGGCAATCGTTGGAAGCGTCTGTTACTGGAGCGTCCGAGCAGACGATTTTTTCACAGACCAACCACCGGATGACTACTTCCAGCGCAACACGATGGCAG ATTGCCCAAATCGTTTCTACAGCAAACTTAATAGGTATGATGTGAGTTATGCATACGGCGGTGAACGGGCTAAAATAGGCGAATTTCAGCATATG GCTGCTATTGGTTGGACAAAAAATGACGAAATTAAGTATATGTGCGGCGGAACGCTCATCAGTCCCACATTCGTTCTCACCGCCGCTCATTGTGCCTATGATTCGGACAG CAATGAACCAGATACAGTCCGATTAGGTGACACAAATTTGGGAAGTCCGGAGGACGATCAATATGCACAACAAATCAAGATAAAATCATTGAAAAGGCATCCCAAATATCGATTTAGCAGAAAGTACTACGACATTGCACTGATTGAGCTGGAATCAAAAGCTAAATTTAACGAGGGCATTTGCCCGGCCTGTTTATGGTTGGAGAATGATGCCCCTCGGGAAGAGTTGAGTGCAATCGGCTTTGGAGTTACCGGGTTTGCTGGAAGTCTCAGTCCCACTCTACAAAAGGTGCGACTGAATGAAATTGACAACACTGAATGTTTGAAACAATTACCAATTGGTGGCCGAACACTACCTGATGGGTTGGTGAAGGAACAATTCTGCGCTAACAGTGCGACCATGGACACATGTGAG GGTGATTCAGGAGGACCGATTCAAGTCGAAAAAATTGATGTTACCCAGGTTTTGGTTCCATTGGTGGTTGGCATTGTTTCTTTCGGAACACCTTGCGTTGAAGGATCGACCGGGGTTTATACAAGAATTTCTCCATACAAAGAATGGATTGAGCAAGAAATTCAACAACCCATCGATTATATGA CCTGTGCCCGAACATCGAACTGTTACTTCAGAAgaatcgaaaaaatcaaaataacataCCCTCGCGATTTGCCGTCACACCGAGTTGGTCTTCTATGGGATGCAGAAGACCGGAACAAATTTCATTGTGGAGCCACATTGATAGATTATCGTTTTGTTTTGACATCGGTCTTTTGTGCCAAAACGAAGCAAGGCTCGCCGCTCTATATAATTGTTCAGGAAAATAATGAAATAGTCCCTATCGAAAGTGTTTACGTTCACCCCAAGTATGACCCCAAACTTCCGGAGAATGACATCGCGCTactcaaattgaagaaatatcTAAAGCCTAATTTTGACTCATTGCTACCCGTATGCCTTTGGCGAGAACAGGAAGTTCAAGATCAATTTGGTGTGATGCATTTCTCCGCCTACAGCAACGCTTTCTCTAATTTGAAATACTATAGTAAAAACAATCACCAACGATACATAATTGAATCGGATATtattgaaaatggaaaatgcgcTAATCCAGAACATGACAAAAATAATCTGCTTTGTGGACACAACCAAATCAATTTAATTCCAAACGTTTGCGAA aTGGATTACGGAGGTCCGGTCATGAACAAGTCTTACCACGACTATCTGCCTTACTTGTATGGAGTGGTTTCAGCGCTTAGCAAGGGCTGTGGTGAAGATTTAGTCGGAACAAGAGTGTATCCGCATCTGGAATGGATCGAAAGCATTGTATTCGATCATAAGAATGAACGATTTTATTTCAcaacataa